One part of the Chlamydiota bacterium genome encodes these proteins:
- the xpkA gene encoding Xylulose-5-phosphate phosphoketolase, translating to MGISKDQIDIIDHFFRAANYLSVGQIYLHANPLLREPLALEHVKKRLLGHWGTTPGLNFIYAHLNRLIMENDQKMIYVTGPGHGGPALRSCVYLEGAMTKTYPDIALNTAGIEILMREFSWPGGVPSHVSPDVPGSINEGGELGYSLVHAYGAVLDNPDLIAMCVVGDGEAETGPLATSWHSNKFINPKRDGTVLPILHLNGYKIAGPTVFGRMPDETITKFFEGCSYQVRIVEGDDPEKLHPEFADALDWAHSEIKKIKETWKEDEVPAWPMIVLRTPKGWTGPKVVDGKKIEGTFRAHQVPLSNIFENKEHLKILEEWMKSYRPEELFNDDGTIKEMILKNVPKDELQMSRSPHANGGEILKPLKLPNPKDYEVQVPKPGTAVAEATRQMGEYTRDVFKLNEDEKNFRIFCPDETKSNRLTSVFEVTNRMYLGKILDSDESLAPDGRVMEVLSEHLCQGWLEGYLLTGRHGIFPCYEAFALIVDSMLLQHGKWLKMCQEIGWRKPIASLNYLLTSHAWRQDHNGYSHQGPGFIESVLQKKSSVARIYLPCDANTLLCVTDHCYASDNYINLIVCGKQPMPQWLSFDEAKKHCEKGAGIWDFASNDQGDPDIVMACCGDAPTQEVMAAVSILRKAFEDIKVRMVNVVDLFTITTKKDHPHGLEDEEFNAIFTESTPVVFAFHGHPRVIHDLDYKRSNPKRFHVKGYIEEGSTTTPFDMVVCNKISRYHLAMDAISRIERYRSKADAFNQEIEAKLKEHHQYICENGIDMPEITGWVWDL from the coding sequence GACCAGATCGATATTATCGACCATTTTTTTAGAGCTGCCAACTACCTGTCTGTAGGGCAGATCTATTTGCATGCAAATCCTTTGCTTAGAGAGCCTTTGGCACTCGAGCATGTCAAAAAGCGCTTGCTTGGACACTGGGGGACCACACCGGGGTTGAATTTTATTTATGCACATTTGAACCGCTTGATCATGGAAAATGATCAGAAAATGATCTACGTGACGGGCCCGGGTCATGGTGGACCGGCTCTAAGATCTTGTGTCTATTTAGAAGGTGCGATGACAAAGACTTATCCAGATATTGCGCTAAATACTGCAGGGATTGAAATATTGATGCGTGAATTTTCATGGCCAGGAGGCGTGCCGTCTCACGTCAGTCCAGATGTTCCAGGATCGATTAATGAAGGCGGTGAATTGGGCTACTCTTTAGTGCACGCCTATGGGGCTGTGTTGGATAATCCAGATCTTATAGCGATGTGTGTGGTCGGGGATGGAGAAGCAGAAACAGGGCCGCTTGCAACAAGTTGGCATTCTAATAAGTTTATTAATCCCAAACGTGATGGCACCGTGCTGCCGATTTTGCACTTAAATGGGTACAAGATTGCAGGGCCGACTGTGTTTGGACGTATGCCTGATGAAACAATCACCAAGTTTTTCGAAGGCTGCAGCTATCAGGTACGCATTGTTGAAGGCGATGATCCAGAAAAATTGCATCCTGAATTTGCTGACGCTCTAGATTGGGCTCATAGCGAAATCAAAAAAATTAAAGAAACGTGGAAAGAAGATGAAGTGCCCGCATGGCCTATGATTGTATTGCGCACACCTAAAGGATGGACAGGGCCAAAAGTTGTTGATGGCAAAAAGATTGAAGGTACATTCCGCGCACATCAAGTGCCTCTTTCTAATATTTTCGAGAATAAAGAGCATTTGAAAATTCTTGAAGAATGGATGAAAAGTTATCGCCCAGAAGAACTTTTTAATGATGACGGCACCATCAAAGAAATGATATTGAAAAATGTGCCCAAAGATGAGTTGCAAATGTCCAGAAGCCCTCATGCAAACGGAGGCGAGATTTTAAAACCTTTGAAATTGCCTAATCCCAAAGATTATGAAGTGCAAGTGCCTAAACCTGGAACCGCTGTTGCTGAAGCCACACGCCAAATGGGAGAATATACACGCGATGTTTTCAAGCTCAATGAAGATGAAAAAAACTTTAGAATCTTTTGTCCTGATGAAACCAAATCCAATCGCTTAACAAGCGTGTTTGAAGTCACCAATCGCATGTATCTTGGTAAAATTTTGGATTCTGATGAATCACTTGCTCCAGATGGGCGTGTAATGGAAGTGCTCTCTGAGCATCTTTGTCAAGGTTGGTTGGAAGGCTATTTGCTCACAGGGCGCCATGGCATTTTTCCTTGCTATGAAGCCTTTGCTCTCATTGTAGATTCGATGCTGTTGCAACATGGAAAATGGCTCAAAATGTGTCAGGAAATTGGCTGGAGAAAACCCATTGCCTCTTTGAACTATCTGCTCACATCGCACGCTTGGAGACAAGACCACAATGGATATTCTCACCAAGGTCCAGGATTTATCGAATCGGTTTTGCAGAAAAAAAGTAGCGTGGCACGCATCTATCTGCCTTGCGATGCCAATACACTTTTGTGTGTCACAGATCACTGTTATGCATCTGATAATTACATCAATCTCATTGTGTGTGGAAAACAACCCATGCCACAGTGGCTTTCCTTTGATGAAGCAAAAAAACATTGCGAAAAAGGAGCGGGTATTTGGGACTTTGCAAGTAATGACCAAGGCGACCCTGATATTGTGATGGCTTGTTGTGGAGATGCTCCAACACAAGAAGTGATGGCAGCTGTATCTATTTTACGCAAAGCTTTCGAAGATATTAAGGTTCGTATGGTCAACGTGGTCGATCTATTTACCATCACCACAAAAAAAGACCATCCACATGGACTGGAAGATGAAGAGTTCAATGCCATATTCACAGAAAGTACGCCTGTTGTGTTTGCTTTCCATGGCCATCCACGTGTGATCCACGACTTAGATTACAAACGTTCCAATCCAAAACGTTTTCACGTCAAAGGCTATATCGAAGAAGGTAGCACAACCACACCGTTTGATATGGTTGTGTGCAATAAAATAAGTCGCTATCATTTAGCCATGGATGCCATTTCGCGCATAGAACGCTACCGCTCGAAAGCTGATGCCTTCAATCAAGAGATTGAAGCAAAACTCAAAGAGCACCATCAGTATATTTGCGAAAATGGGATCGATATG